The Pleuronectes platessa chromosome 11, fPlePla1.1, whole genome shotgun sequence genome includes a window with the following:
- the wdr89 gene encoding WD repeat-containing protein 89, translated as MECVEEKFKGLSLARRSRPDEATYLLHVALQPSDLLAVSCSNFTIQLHNKHTLARVGERRGHTARMCGVTFAHSSPDLLYSGSADGTVRGWDVRRPGTEAVQMFKSDPSHLYCSFDLSCSDMLLCAGTEKVGEDSYLVFWDARKPGSGLLGSYSESHSDDITHVRFHPRDKDRLASGSTDGLVNVFDLSQGAEEEALVATCNGVSSTGSLCWSGASYTQLLCLSLDEGLHLWDLSQLDTEKPLAVFSTGDARSLTLLEDGGGVDYLVGGAWLEETQTLLVLGGKDSGELHLMECDTGGLRLLRSLKGGHASTVRCFLWDAAEEALVTGGEDAQLLLWKPGGVELAAGKRESMKSQSDFRLKSRAHKKYSYQKEKKTKS; from the coding sequence atGGAGTGTGTGGAGGAGAAGTTTAAAGGTCTGTCCCTCGCCCGGCGCTCTCGTCCAGACGAGGCCACCTACCTGCTGCACGTGGCGCTGCAGCCTTCAGACCTGCTGGCAGTGTCCTGCTCCAACTTCACCATCCAGCTGCACAACAAGCACACCCTGGCCCGGGTGGGGGAGCGCCGGGGACACACCGCCCGGATGTGTGGGGTCACGTTCGCCCACAGCTCCCCCGACCTCCTCTACTCTGGCTCTGCCGATGGGACGGTGCGGGGGTGGGACGTCCGCCGTCCCGGGACAGAGGCGGTCCAGATGTTTAAGAGTGACCCGTCCCACCTCTACTGCAGCTTCGACCTGAGCTGCAGCGACATGCTCCTGTGTGCCGGCACGGAGAAGGTGGGCGAGGACAGTTACCTGGTGTTCTGGGACGCCAGGAAACCGGGCAGTGGGCTTCTGGGGTCGTACTCTGAGTCGCacagtgatgacatcacacatgtGCGCTTCCACCCCCGAGACAAAGACCGTCTGGCTTCTGGTTCCACAGACGGCCTGGTGAACGTGTTCGACCTGAGCCAGGGcgcggaggaggaggcgctggTGGCCACGTGTAACGGCGTCTCGTCCACCggctccctctgctggtctGGAGCCAGCTACACTCAGCTGCTGTGCCTCAGCCTGGACGAGGGGCTGCACCTGTGGGACCTGAGCCAGCTGGACACCGAGAAGCCCCTCGCCGTCTTCAGCACCGGGGACGCCCGCAGCCTGACGCTGCTGGAGGACGGGGGAGGCGTGGACTACCTGGTCGGGGGGGCGTGGCTGGAGGAGACTCAGACGCTGCTGGTGCTCGGAGGGAAGGACAGCGGGGAGCTCCACCTGATGGAGTGTGACACCGGGGGGCTCCGCCTGCTGAGGAGCCTGAAGGGAGGCCACGCCTCCACCGTGCGCTGCTTCCTGTGGGACGCGGCGGAGGAGGCGCTGGTCACGGGCGGAGAGGAcgctcagctgctgctgtggaaaccGGGGGGGGTGGAGCTCGCAGCGGGTAAAAGGGAAtcgatgaagagccaatcagatttcagactCAAATCCAGAGCTCATAAAAAATACAGCTaccagaaggagaagaagacaaAGAGCTGA